One region of Myxococcus fulvus genomic DNA includes:
- a CDS encoding ParA family protein → MALIAFCTIKGGVGKTTLCAHVASALADAGRRVLVLDLDPQAHASLVLGLESREGPCLAEALGPRPKYRLDDVVVASPKRPTLFIAPAAPRMAAMERELFQWGHRLQAIPRALKTLSWTPDIILVDTPPSIGAYTEAVLAFADLVVAPVPTGAFALQGLGEIEAAWRDVRDGQGGELVAVVNLWDRRTPATNGAMEEALKDSTVPVLRARIPRSESINQAGLGYEVVFDTSPAAPGVEELRSLAQELAKRVGPR, encoded by the coding sequence ATGGCGTTGATTGCGTTCTGCACCATCAAGGGCGGCGTGGGGAAGACCACGCTCTGCGCGCACGTGGCCTCGGCGCTGGCGGATGCGGGCCGACGGGTGCTCGTGCTGGACCTGGACCCGCAGGCGCACGCGTCGCTGGTGCTGGGGTTGGAGAGTCGGGAGGGGCCGTGCCTCGCGGAGGCGCTGGGGCCTCGGCCGAAGTACCGGCTGGACGACGTGGTGGTGGCGTCACCGAAGCGGCCCACGCTCTTCATCGCGCCGGCCGCGCCGCGCATGGCGGCGATGGAGCGCGAGCTGTTCCAGTGGGGTCACCGGCTGCAGGCGATTCCTCGCGCGCTCAAGACGCTGAGCTGGACGCCGGACATCATCCTGGTCGACACGCCGCCGAGCATCGGCGCGTACACGGAGGCGGTGCTGGCGTTCGCGGACCTGGTGGTGGCGCCGGTGCCCACGGGTGCGTTCGCGCTGCAGGGGCTGGGCGAGATTGAAGCGGCGTGGCGCGACGTGCGCGACGGGCAGGGCGGCGAGCTGGTGGCGGTGGTGAACCTGTGGGACCGGCGCACTCCGGCGACGAACGGGGCGATGGAGGAGGCGCTGAAGGACTCGACGGTGCCGGTGCTGCGGGCGCGCATCCCGCGCTCGGAGTCCATCAATCAGGCGGGGTTGGGTTACGAGGTGGTGTTCGACACGAGCCCCGCGGCGCCGGGTGTCGAGGAGCTGCGCTCGCTGGCGCAGGAGCTGGCGAAGCGGGTGGGGCCGCGCTGA
- a CDS encoding serine/threonine-protein kinase — protein sequence MTTTQECPNCGTQHDTRVYVSGQKLTCRCGIRFEVRRQDVGGAKPGGSVHSNITFAPHRAQVPNEHSRDTVVPGLGGEDRVSRSPGYANGGALRDASAGSSGIDWSEEPEPGSSRVGAAPSGIARAGASWVGGTSAAGVASGSEARARLGAAVSAGGDAASVGPVARVDASSGVADMRDVESSGDAALGPGAAARDSGVEVSFGDTDVPGLRVTGTAMESSPGGVALPGVSVGGDASAHGAVSPGATFGVALVNGGASPNAAGIRDASAQGVAFPGAPFGVALPGVRAGGDVPVQGVSASDASGGGDGPGNGPPGVPQSSNASGGVGPNGVALPSSTPGTDVPVDATVVRSTRPTGRGDADSDLDIHSVETFVAAARVTLPGFELKELLGRGGMGEVWLARQTSLGRTVAVKLLPPKLAKDPEFVARFEKEATALAALNHPNIVQIIDRGVAGEHYYFVMEFVEGRSLREAISTGSLTPQQGLKLMLQAARAIECAHDKDIIHRDLKPENILLDGRGNVKVADFGLAGIRQSEARLQLTATAVAMGTLNYMAPEQRRDAKSVDGRADLFSLGVVLYELLTGELPLGRFKLPSKRVPGLDPRVDHIIDRLLETDPEARYAKATELCEALELLVASTSAPNQTTRPMHPIEGRRRSTSQITRKLRTGWRRVRAGLSVVGGLAVLGLGARWVNRQMPEKPNPPNTYTETYSTATLVEATTADGESRFEVSFDDKGPEELNLHSGLWKIEGGQLRAWQGGQDAGGRRLVPRAYVATRYFAADHFDASVMMDVKPLGDEYPPDEPDSQHYGELSFRIRDLQVSAFAIPEVGMRLAWRYFAEDGQEIVGNSAQDTDGLVEDEMPLPDRGPYQVRLKLSRVKGGVLAEGFLGRQRFARKLLPGLENRVAKVAVGCRNLACTFDDLKVKGQLREQPLRRASAGQEQ from the coding sequence ATGACGACGACCCAGGAGTGTCCCAACTGCGGGACCCAACATGACACCCGGGTCTATGTCAGCGGGCAGAAGCTGACGTGCCGTTGTGGCATCCGCTTCGAGGTGCGTCGTCAGGACGTGGGCGGCGCGAAGCCGGGCGGGTCTGTGCACTCGAACATCACGTTCGCGCCGCACCGGGCGCAGGTGCCGAACGAGCACTCGCGCGACACGGTGGTCCCGGGGCTGGGCGGGGAGGACCGCGTGTCGCGGAGCCCCGGCTATGCGAATGGCGGGGCGTTGCGGGATGCGTCCGCGGGGTCGAGCGGAATCGATTGGAGTGAGGAGCCTGAGCCCGGCTCGTCGAGGGTCGGCGCGGCTCCGAGTGGTATCGCGAGGGCGGGTGCCTCGTGGGTGGGTGGGACGTCCGCGGCCGGCGTGGCGTCGGGCTCCGAGGCGCGAGCGCGCCTGGGCGCCGCTGTGAGCGCGGGCGGTGACGCCGCGTCAGTGGGCCCGGTGGCGCGCGTGGACGCGTCTTCGGGTGTGGCCGACATGAGAGACGTGGAATCGTCGGGGGATGCGGCGCTGGGACCTGGCGCCGCCGCGCGCGACAGTGGTGTGGAGGTGTCCTTCGGGGACACGGATGTGCCCGGCCTGCGGGTGACGGGGACCGCCATGGAGTCCTCACCGGGCGGCGTCGCGCTGCCGGGCGTGAGCGTGGGTGGCGATGCGTCCGCGCATGGCGCGGTGTCCCCGGGTGCGACGTTCGGCGTGGCCCTGGTGAATGGCGGGGCGTCGCCGAACGCGGCGGGTATCCGCGATGCGTCCGCGCAGGGCGTGGCGTTTCCGGGCGCGCCGTTCGGCGTGGCCCTTCCGGGTGTCCGCGCGGGGGGCGATGTGCCTGTGCAGGGTGTGAGTGCTTCGGACGCATCGGGCGGAGGAGACGGCCCGGGCAACGGCCCGCCGGGCGTCCCGCAGTCCTCGAACGCGTCGGGTGGAGTCGGCCCGAATGGCGTGGCGCTGCCGTCTTCGACGCCGGGGACGGATGTGCCCGTGGACGCGACGGTGGTTCGCTCGACGCGGCCGACCGGACGTGGCGACGCGGACTCGGACCTGGACATCCACTCGGTGGAGACGTTCGTGGCGGCGGCGCGGGTGACGCTGCCGGGCTTCGAGCTGAAGGAGTTGCTGGGGCGCGGCGGCATGGGCGAGGTGTGGCTCGCGCGCCAGACGTCGCTGGGCCGGACGGTGGCGGTGAAGCTGCTCCCGCCGAAGCTGGCGAAGGACCCGGAGTTCGTGGCGCGGTTCGAGAAGGAGGCCACGGCGCTGGCCGCCCTCAACCACCCGAACATCGTGCAGATCATCGACCGGGGCGTGGCCGGTGAGCACTACTACTTCGTGATGGAGTTCGTGGAGGGCCGCTCGCTGCGCGAGGCCATCTCCACCGGCTCGCTGACGCCGCAGCAGGGCCTGAAGCTGATGCTCCAGGCGGCGCGCGCCATCGAGTGCGCGCACGACAAGGACATCATCCACCGCGACCTCAAGCCGGAGAACATCCTGCTGGACGGGCGCGGCAACGTGAAGGTGGCGGACTTCGGTCTCGCCGGCATCCGTCAGTCCGAGGCCCGGCTGCAGCTCACCGCGACGGCGGTGGCCATGGGCACGCTCAACTACATGGCCCCCGAGCAGCGGCGCGACGCGAAGAGCGTGGACGGCCGCGCGGACCTGTTCTCGTTGGGCGTGGTCCTCTACGAACTGCTCACCGGGGAGCTCCCCCTGGGGCGCTTCAAGCTGCCGTCCAAGCGGGTGCCGGGGCTGGACCCGCGCGTGGACCACATCATCGACCGGCTGCTGGAGACGGACCCCGAGGCGCGCTACGCGAAGGCCACGGAGCTGTGCGAGGCGCTGGAGCTGCTGGTCGCCTCGACGTCCGCGCCGAACCAGACGACCCGGCCGATGCATCCGATCGAGGGGCGTCGCAGGTCGACGAGTCAGATCACCCGCAAGCTGCGGACCGGGTGGCGTCGGGTGCGTGCCGGCCTGTCGGTGGTGGGTGGGCTCGCGGTGCTGGGCCTCGGCGCGCGGTGGGTCAACCGGCAGATGCCCGAGAAGCCGAACCCGCCGAACACGTATACGGAGACGTACTCCACGGCGACCCTGGTGGAGGCGACGACCGCGGACGGCGAGTCGCGCTTCGAGGTGTCCTTCGACGACAAGGGCCCCGAGGAGCTCAACCTCCACAGCGGCCTGTGGAAGATCGAAGGCGGACAGCTCCGCGCGTGGCAGGGCGGTCAGGATGCCGGTGGGCGGCGGCTGGTGCCGCGCGCCTACGTGGCGACGCGCTACTTCGCGGCGGACCACTTCGACGCGTCGGTGATGATGGACGTGAAGCCGCTCGGGGACGAGTACCCGCCGGACGAGCCCGACTCGCAGCACTACGGCGAGCTGTCCTTCCGCATCCGGGACCTCCAGGTGTCGGCCTTCGCGATTCCGGAGGTCGGCATGCGCCTGGCGTGGCGCTACTTCGCCGAGGACGGACAGGAGATCGTGGGCAACAGCGCGCAGGACACAGACGGGCTCGTCGAGGACGAGATGCCGCTGCCCGACCGGGGGCCCTACCAGGTGCGCCTGAAGCTCAGCCGCGTGAAGGGCGGTGTGCTCGCGGAGGGGTTCCTCGGACGGCAGCGCTTCGCCCGCAAGCTGCTGCCCGGGCTGGAGAACCGCGTCGCCAAGGTGGCAGTGGGATGCCGCAACCTCGCCTGCACGTTCGATGACCTGAAGGTGAAGGGACAGCTCCGCGAGCAGCCGCTGCGCCGTGCCTCCGCGGGCCAGGAGCAGTAG
- the rnk gene encoding nucleoside diphosphate kinase regulator, giving the protein MTSEQSLIVTDTDLDRLRQVIDHHGGGRTAELVEMLESELGRAHVVSSETVPPSVVTMNSTVLFEDEQTGEQRQVTLVYPKDARSDEGRISVLAPIGSALIGLSVGQSIVWPLPNGRTKRLRIVAVPYQPEAAGHYHL; this is encoded by the coding sequence ATGACCAGCGAGCAGTCCCTCATCGTGACGGATACCGACCTGGATCGTCTGCGCCAGGTCATCGACCACCATGGAGGGGGCCGCACGGCCGAGCTCGTGGAGATGCTCGAGTCGGAGCTGGGTCGGGCCCACGTCGTCAGCTCGGAGACGGTGCCCCCCAGCGTGGTGACGATGAACAGCACCGTGCTCTTCGAGGACGAGCAGACCGGCGAGCAGCGCCAGGTGACGCTCGTCTACCCGAAGGACGCGCGCAGTGACGAGGGCCGCATCTCCGTGCTGGCCCCCATCGGCAGCGCGCTCATCGGCCTGTCCGTGGGCCAGTCCATCGTCTGGCCGCTGCCGAACGGTCGCACCAAGCGGTTGCGCATCGTCGCCGTGCCGTACCAGCCCGAGGCCGCGGGCCACTACCACCTCTGA
- a CDS encoding MBL fold metallo-hydrolase has product MDIRFYGVRGSIAVSGSRIGGNTACVEVTSQGHRLILDAGTGLRALGESMMREPIPHDVTMFFSHLHWDHVQGFPFFTPAYLPTSRLTMYGPGANGAQALQSELAAQMQPPHFPVPLSTMRSKMDFLSALHARTVEVGPFKVTPIDVPHPQGCLAYRVEADGHSFIYATDVELRMEDLSPEVARLFEGADVLCLDAQYTPDEYDGKKGIPKKGWGHSTMMDAAGVAKTVGARRLCLFHHDPAHSDEVLEDMAEQARTLFPVCEPAREGQRLVLGRAA; this is encoded by the coding sequence ATGGATATCCGGTTCTACGGCGTTCGCGGCAGCATCGCGGTTTCTGGCTCACGCATCGGCGGCAACACGGCCTGCGTGGAGGTGACGAGCCAGGGCCACCGGCTGATCCTCGACGCGGGCACGGGCCTGCGCGCGCTGGGTGAGTCGATGATGCGCGAGCCGATTCCTCACGACGTGACGATGTTCTTCTCGCACCTGCATTGGGACCACGTGCAGGGCTTCCCCTTCTTCACGCCGGCGTACCTGCCCACGTCGCGGCTGACGATGTACGGCCCCGGCGCCAACGGCGCGCAGGCGCTCCAGTCGGAGTTGGCGGCGCAGATGCAGCCGCCGCACTTCCCGGTGCCGCTGAGCACCATGCGCTCGAAGATGGACTTCCTGTCCGCGCTGCACGCGAGGACGGTGGAGGTGGGCCCGTTCAAGGTGACGCCCATCGACGTGCCGCACCCGCAGGGGTGTCTGGCGTACCGCGTGGAGGCGGACGGGCACTCGTTCATCTACGCCACGGACGTGGAGCTGCGCATGGAGGACCTGTCGCCGGAGGTGGCGCGCCTGTTCGAGGGCGCGGACGTGCTGTGTCTGGACGCGCAGTACACGCCCGACGAGTACGACGGGAAGAAGGGCATCCCGAAGAAGGGCTGGGGGCACTCGACGATGATGGACGCGGCGGGCGTGGCGAAGACGGTGGGCGCGCGGCGGCTGTGCCTGTTCCACCATGACCCGGCGCACTCGGACGAGGTGCTGGAGGACATGGCCGAGCAGGCGCGGACGCTGTTCCCGGTGTGCGAGCCGGCGCGCGAGGGCCAACGACTGGTGCTGGGCCGCGCGGCCTGA
- a CDS encoding ELWxxDGT repeat protein yields MDPRLLRSSLYLMLLLTGLCCGDQDAQSQSTSGLGGAPDVQDAPYPVDDLAGGRLSSHPHALTDVDGLLFFVATDRSRGTELFKSDGTDQGTLLVEDLRPGRLGSHPRELTALGNTLFFVADDGTHGEELWRSEGKASTTRLVTDLTPGAGSSSPQALTVLEDSLYFLATQTTSHTELWRTDGTPSGTQLIKDLDKNSEDAIPTHLTPSNGHLFFFMGHTLWRSDGSPRGTHAVRSLDAPPGITLRPSALTDVAGQLFFFVRHEREDDLPSQPPLLSLWTSDGTSNGTKHLADLSLPIIAGPLRAVAGGSLLYFVTHTPTRGDELWRSDGTPQGTFLVRDIAPGPDSANPRELTALDGRLYFSAWSPEHGDELWRSDGTTEGTVLIKDITPGPEGSALAFLRAPHGRLYFSAREPGKGHEPWTSNGSGRGTSRLEDLAPGAYSSSARDFTISGRRVFFTANTRATGAELWARDLGYDFRVLSRRLSRTSDDEDSRLSTSAPARLIQDILPGAGGPEPHAWVTRAGNLYFDANDGSVGQEPWRTDGTAEGTTLIKDLRPGPLSSEPSDFVVLGPWVLFFADDGVHGRELWRTDGTAEGTTLIKDIRPGLGSSQGAGTPVVMNGVAYFNARDALHGEELWRTDGTPQGTVLVKDLAPGVDNSSPRHLTPLSSRLFFTADVPDVGWELCVSDGTEPGTRLVKDIRLGPAGSFPSSLTVRGQRIVFAANDGRQGEEPWVSDGTAPGTYILRDLWPGPEGSAPASFTATGDRVYFAATEPTVGREPWSTDSTRPGTALVFDVRPGPSGSYPQDFAPLGPSVLFSAEDGVHGREPWRADRGAPRAVLVKDLNAGPQGSEPRWMTSVGALVLFHADDGRSGAELWESNGTPAGTLPRQELAPGPSGSLPYVFTPTNTQTFFLADDGAQGIEWWVLRLPASRERE; encoded by the coding sequence ATGGACCCGCGGCTCCTCCGCTCCTCGCTGTACCTGATGTTGCTGCTCACGGGCCTGTGCTGCGGGGACCAGGACGCGCAATCCCAATCAACCAGCGGCCTCGGCGGGGCGCCTGACGTCCAGGACGCGCCCTACCCCGTCGATGACCTCGCCGGAGGTCGCCTCAGCTCCCACCCGCACGCGCTGACCGACGTCGACGGCCTGCTCTTCTTCGTCGCCACGGACCGCTCCCGTGGCACCGAGCTCTTCAAGAGCGACGGCACCGACCAGGGCACCCTGCTCGTCGAGGACCTCCGCCCGGGCCGCCTCGGCTCACATCCTCGCGAGCTCACCGCCCTGGGCAACACCCTCTTCTTCGTCGCCGATGACGGCACCCACGGCGAGGAGCTGTGGCGCAGCGAAGGCAAGGCCTCCACCACGCGCCTCGTCACGGACCTCACGCCCGGCGCCGGGAGCTCCAGCCCCCAGGCCCTCACCGTGCTCGAGGACTCGCTCTACTTCCTCGCCACGCAGACCACGTCGCACACCGAACTCTGGCGAACCGATGGGACCCCCTCCGGCACGCAGCTCATCAAGGACCTCGACAAGAACTCCGAGGACGCCATCCCCACGCACCTCACCCCGTCGAACGGCCACCTCTTCTTCTTCATGGGCCACACCCTGTGGCGCAGCGACGGCTCGCCCCGAGGCACCCACGCCGTCCGAAGCCTCGACGCCCCGCCCGGCATCACCCTCCGCCCCAGCGCGCTCACCGACGTGGCCGGACAGCTCTTCTTCTTCGTGCGCCACGAACGCGAGGACGACCTCCCCTCGCAGCCCCCGCTCCTCTCGCTCTGGACCAGCGACGGGACCTCGAACGGCACGAAGCACCTCGCGGACCTCTCGCTCCCCATCATCGCGGGCCCACTGCGCGCCGTCGCCGGGGGCTCGCTCCTCTACTTCGTCACCCATACCCCCACGCGCGGCGACGAGCTGTGGCGCAGCGACGGCACCCCTCAGGGCACGTTCCTCGTGCGCGACATCGCCCCAGGCCCCGACAGCGCCAACCCTCGCGAGCTCACCGCCCTGGACGGACGCCTCTACTTCTCCGCGTGGTCTCCCGAGCATGGCGACGAGCTGTGGCGCAGCGACGGCACCACCGAAGGCACCGTCCTCATCAAGGACATCACCCCAGGGCCCGAAGGCTCGGCGCTCGCGTTCCTCCGCGCGCCCCACGGCCGGCTGTACTTCTCCGCCCGGGAGCCCGGGAAGGGCCACGAGCCGTGGACCAGCAACGGCTCCGGACGCGGCACCTCGCGACTGGAGGACCTCGCGCCCGGCGCCTACTCCTCCTCCGCCCGCGACTTCACCATCAGCGGCCGACGCGTCTTCTTCACCGCGAACACCCGGGCCACCGGCGCGGAGCTGTGGGCGAGAGACCTGGGCTACGACTTCCGCGTCCTCTCCCGACGTCTCTCGCGCACCAGCGACGACGAGGACTCGCGCCTGAGCACCTCCGCTCCCGCGCGCCTCATCCAGGACATCCTCCCCGGCGCCGGCGGCCCTGAGCCTCACGCCTGGGTGACCCGCGCGGGCAACCTCTACTTCGACGCCAACGACGGCAGCGTGGGCCAGGAACCCTGGCGCACCGACGGCACCGCCGAGGGCACCACCCTCATCAAGGACCTCCGCCCCGGCCCGCTCTCCTCCGAGCCCTCCGACTTCGTCGTCCTCGGCCCCTGGGTCCTCTTCTTCGCCGATGACGGCGTGCACGGCCGCGAGCTGTGGCGCACCGACGGCACCGCCGAGGGCACCACGCTCATCAAGGACATCCGCCCCGGCCTCGGAAGCAGTCAGGGCGCGGGCACCCCCGTGGTGATGAACGGCGTCGCGTACTTCAACGCCCGCGACGCGCTCCATGGCGAGGAACTCTGGCGCACCGACGGAACCCCGCAGGGCACCGTGCTCGTGAAGGACCTGGCCCCGGGTGTCGACAACAGCTCACCCCGTCATCTCACGCCGCTGAGCTCGCGCCTCTTCTTCACCGCTGATGTCCCCGACGTGGGCTGGGAGCTGTGCGTCAGCGACGGCACCGAGCCAGGCACCCGGCTCGTCAAGGACATCCGCCTGGGGCCCGCGGGCTCCTTTCCGTCATCGCTCACCGTGCGCGGCCAGCGCATCGTCTTCGCCGCGAACGACGGGCGCCAGGGAGAGGAGCCCTGGGTCAGCGACGGCACCGCACCCGGCACCTATATCCTCCGGGACCTCTGGCCCGGCCCCGAGGGCTCGGCCCCCGCCTCCTTCACCGCGACGGGAGACCGCGTCTACTTCGCCGCCACCGAGCCCACCGTCGGCCGAGAGCCCTGGTCCACTGACTCCACCCGTCCCGGCACCGCGCTCGTGTTCGACGTGCGCCCCGGTCCCTCCGGCTCCTACCCCCAGGACTTCGCGCCGCTGGGACCCAGCGTCCTCTTCAGCGCGGAGGACGGGGTCCACGGACGCGAGCCCTGGCGCGCCGACAGGGGCGCTCCCCGCGCCGTCCTCGTGAAAGACCTGAATGCGGGCCCCCAGGGCTCCGAGCCTCGCTGGATGACCTCCGTCGGCGCGCTCGTCCTCTTCCACGCCGATGACGGTCGCAGCGGCGCCGAGCTCTGGGAGTCCAACGGCACCCCGGCGGGCACTCTCCCGCGCCAAGAGCTGGCCCCCGGGCCGTCGGGCTCGCTCCCCTACGTGTTCACGCCCACGAACACGCAGACCTTCTTCCTCGCGGACGACGGCGCCCAGGGCATCGAGTGGTGGGTCCTGCGGCTCCCCGCCTCGCGCGAGCGGGAGTGA
- a CDS encoding sigma-54-dependent Fis family transcriptional regulator, with amino-acid sequence MPHGCYGDASAFILPPLPTMPPAPDVTQVLLPFGALVGREVDLDAFLQTLMDRIAATMQADRGTLWLLDPARRELFSRAAHLPEVSQIRVKLGQGVAGTVAQQGQPINVPDPRGEQRFFADIDRMTGYRTTSLLAVPLRDVDGALYGVLQVLNRRGADRFTPEDTERLNAIASQVSSALQSTSLYQELQRAKDQPQAPVGYFFNRIIGESPQLQSIYRLVRKAAPTDATVLLRGESGSGKELFARAVHVNGPRRDKPFIKVDCAALPATLIENELFGHEKGAFTGADHRMPGKFEAADNGTVFIDEIGELPLPVQGKLLRVLQDREFERVGGTQAIKVDVRIVAATHRDLARMVAEGRFREDLYYRIKVVEVVLPPLRERGAEDIERLARHFVATAARRHRLVTPRLSPAALERLKRYRWPGNVRELENCIESAVVLCEGEILEEHLPLPDMDRVPGSTPAEPVRTLAPAASEPGLKSLAEVERLHILRVLDAVKGNRTAASKVLEIGRNTLARKLKEYGLADEA; translated from the coding sequence ATGCCACACGGATGCTATGGTGACGCTTCGGCCTTCATCCTCCCGCCCCTGCCCACCATGCCCCCCGCTCCGGATGTCACCCAGGTCCTCCTCCCCTTCGGGGCGCTGGTGGGCCGTGAGGTGGACCTCGACGCCTTCCTTCAGACGTTGATGGACCGCATCGCCGCGACCATGCAGGCGGACCGGGGCACGCTGTGGTTGTTGGACCCGGCCCGACGCGAGCTGTTCAGCCGCGCGGCGCACCTGCCGGAGGTGTCCCAGATTCGCGTGAAGCTGGGCCAGGGCGTCGCCGGCACCGTGGCCCAGCAGGGCCAGCCCATCAACGTGCCGGACCCGCGCGGCGAGCAGCGCTTCTTCGCGGACATCGACCGGATGACGGGCTACCGCACCACCAGCCTGCTCGCGGTGCCGCTGCGCGACGTGGACGGCGCGCTGTACGGCGTGCTCCAGGTGCTCAACCGCCGGGGCGCGGACCGCTTCACGCCGGAGGACACCGAGCGGCTGAACGCCATCGCGTCGCAGGTGAGCTCCGCCCTGCAGAGCACCAGCCTCTACCAGGAGCTCCAGCGCGCCAAGGACCAGCCCCAGGCGCCGGTGGGCTACTTCTTCAACCGCATCATCGGCGAGTCCCCGCAGCTACAGAGCATCTACCGGCTGGTGCGCAAGGCCGCGCCCACCGACGCCACGGTGCTGCTGCGCGGAGAGAGCGGCAGCGGCAAGGAGCTCTTCGCGCGCGCCGTGCACGTCAACGGCCCGCGCCGCGACAAGCCGTTCATCAAGGTCGACTGCGCCGCCCTGCCCGCCACGCTCATCGAGAACGAGCTGTTCGGCCACGAGAAGGGCGCCTTCACCGGCGCGGACCACCGGATGCCCGGCAAGTTCGAGGCGGCGGACAACGGCACCGTGTTCATCGACGAGATTGGCGAGCTGCCCCTGCCCGTGCAGGGCAAGCTCCTGCGCGTGCTCCAGGACCGCGAGTTCGAGCGCGTGGGGGGCACGCAGGCCATCAAGGTGGACGTGCGCATCGTCGCGGCCACGCATCGAGACCTGGCGCGCATGGTGGCCGAGGGCCGCTTCCGCGAGGACCTCTACTACCGCATCAAGGTCGTGGAGGTGGTGCTGCCCCCGCTGCGCGAGCGCGGCGCCGAGGACATCGAGCGGCTGGCCCGCCACTTCGTCGCCACCGCCGCGCGACGACATCGACTGGTGACACCGCGGCTCAGCCCCGCGGCGCTGGAGCGGCTCAAGCGCTACCGTTGGCCGGGCAACGTGCGCGAGCTGGAGAACTGCATCGAGAGCGCCGTGGTGCTCTGCGAGGGGGAGATCCTCGAGGAGCACCTGCCCCTGCCGGACATGGACCGCGTCCCCGGGAGCACGCCCGCGGAGCCCGTGCGCACCCTGGCGCCCGCCGCGTCCGAGCCGGGCCTGAAGTCCCTGGCCGAGGTGGAGCGCCTGCACATCCTGCGCGTCCTGGACGCCGTGAAGGGCAACCGCACCGCCGCCTCGAAGGTGCTGGAGATCGGCCGCAACACGCTCGCCCGCAAGCTCAAGGAGTACGGCCTCGCCGACGAGGCGTGA
- a CDS encoding adenylate/guanylate cyclase domain-containing protein — protein MSQVPAPFAPKSGQQLRGPRLTGRFADGTLGEFPLGPLTSLGRHPSNTLRLVDREVSKEHATIEKVGKDFVLKDLGSSNGTFVNGKRVKELRLKDGDEIALGSSRLIFHSGEQPAVPAPAAPGVTVVAQSVSMPAFLAQMDQVPQNFRPVDQMTDGEALRRDYEKLRIAHEFHRQVSTQGSQTGLFEQILKVAFQLLAADHGVILKVAGDGEFIPAAVHHRTGKPVNVMLSDTVLKRVVETGKAVLTADAIIDERFSAAESIVAQGIRSAMAVPLMVNSKIQAVLFLDSRQQINAFSEKDLNILSGIASQASIALENAALGEQIRAEAVTRAELSRFLSKAVADAVISGETEDLRQSRLAEVSCLFADIRGFTTISENESPQEVVSMLNAFFTAMADVVFRYEGNLDKFIGDCVMAVWGPPLSHPDDAARAVRAALEMQEAVDQINRNRVAAGKAPIEVGIGINTGQAVVGYMGSAERHEFTAIGDTVNTASRLCGMAKSGEVLASESTVRRSGAGFDVEELPAMQVKGKEKAVPTYRVHGVEHTTAASPRR, from the coding sequence GTGAGCCAGGTTCCCGCCCCATTCGCTCCGAAATCCGGGCAGCAGCTTCGAGGCCCCCGGCTGACCGGGCGCTTCGCGGACGGCACTCTGGGGGAGTTCCCCCTGGGGCCGTTGACGTCGCTCGGCCGTCATCCGTCCAACACGCTGCGCCTGGTGGACCGCGAGGTCTCCAAGGAGCACGCGACCATCGAGAAGGTGGGCAAGGACTTCGTCCTCAAGGACCTGGGGTCCTCGAACGGGACGTTCGTCAACGGCAAGCGGGTGAAGGAGCTGCGGCTGAAGGACGGGGACGAGATTGCCCTGGGCTCCTCGCGGCTCATCTTCCACAGCGGCGAGCAGCCGGCGGTCCCCGCGCCCGCGGCGCCCGGCGTGACGGTGGTGGCGCAGTCGGTGTCCATGCCCGCGTTCCTGGCGCAGATGGACCAGGTGCCGCAGAACTTCCGTCCGGTGGACCAGATGACGGACGGCGAGGCGCTGCGCCGCGACTACGAGAAGCTGCGCATCGCGCACGAGTTCCACCGGCAGGTGAGCACGCAGGGCAGCCAGACGGGCCTGTTCGAGCAGATCCTCAAGGTGGCCTTCCAGCTGCTCGCGGCGGACCACGGCGTCATCCTGAAGGTGGCCGGGGACGGGGAGTTCATCCCGGCGGCGGTGCACCACCGCACGGGCAAGCCGGTCAACGTCATGCTGTCCGACACGGTGCTCAAGCGCGTGGTGGAGACGGGCAAGGCGGTGCTGACGGCGGACGCCATCATCGACGAGCGCTTCTCCGCGGCGGAGAGCATCGTGGCGCAGGGCATCCGCTCGGCCATGGCGGTGCCGCTGATGGTGAACTCCAAGATTCAAGCGGTGCTCTTCCTGGACAGCCGCCAGCAGATCAACGCCTTCTCGGAGAAGGACCTGAACATCCTCTCCGGCATCGCCTCGCAGGCGAGCATCGCGCTGGAGAACGCGGCCCTGGGCGAGCAGATCCGCGCGGAGGCGGTGACGCGCGCGGAGCTGAGCCGCTTCCTGTCCAAGGCGGTGGCGGACGCGGTGATCTCCGGTGAGACGGAGGACCTGCGGCAGAGCCGGCTGGCGGAGGTGAGCTGCCTGTTCGCGGACATCCGCGGCTTCACGACCATCTCCGAGAACGAGTCGCCGCAGGAAGTGGTGTCGATGCTCAACGCGTTCTTCACGGCGATGGCGGACGTGGTGTTCCGCTACGAGGGGAACCTGGACAAGTTCATCGGCGACTGCGTGATGGCGGTGTGGGGTCCTCCGCTGTCGCATCCGGACGACGCGGCGCGGGCGGTGCGGGCGGCGCTGGAGATGCAGGAGGCGGTGGATCAGATCAACCGCAACCGCGTGGCGGCCGGCAAGGCGCCCATCGAGGTGGGCATCGGCATCAACACGGGCCAGGCGGTCGTCGGCTACATGGGCAGCGCGGAGCGGCACGAGTTCACGGCCATCGGCGACACGGTGAACACGGCCTCGCGGTTGTGCGGCATGGCCAAGAGCGGCGAGGTGCTCGCGTCGGAGTCGACGGTGCGCAGGTCCGGCGCCGGCTTCGACGTGGAGGAGCTGCCGGCGATGCAGGTCAAGGGCAAGGAGAAGGCCGTCCCCACCTACCGCGTCCATGGCGTGGAACATACGACTGCCGCCTCCCCGCGCCGATGA